The window GCGGGACAACCTGCTTGCCGGTGCTTATCTCTGCAACGACCGCCGGGAAATCGAAAAAAACATGGAACGAGTCCATGAGCTCTTCCCGAGGCTGAAAGAACGGGAGAAACAGATATCGGGGACGCTGTCCGGCGGGGAGCGACAGATGCTCTGCATCGGGAGGGCACTGATGCGCCAGCCCAAGTTCCTGCTGGTGGACGAGCCTTCCAGCGGACTGGCTCCGCGATTGAAAGAGGACCTCTTCGAACGTATCAAGGAGATTTACCACGAGCTGGGGGTCACCATTCTTCTCGCCGAGCAGGACGTGAGTTTTGCCTTTGAACTGGCGGTGAGAAGCTACGTGATGTCCCGGGGACACATAATTGCCCATGGAACCGCCAAGGAACTGCTTGGCGACGAGACCGTCAGGAAGACATACCTCGGCCTCTAATCAGCCGCCTGCTCGTAGAGACGGGTGTTGCAGGCGCGGCAGGTCTTCCGGAAGGCCATGTTGGATAGCTTGCAGCGCGGGCACTCCCGCTCAAGCTTGTCACGTGCCCAGACGGCGATACCCTCCGGCATGAAGAGCAGCATCACCACCACTATGCCGGCGAAAATTAAAATTCGTACCTCAGGAACAATACGCAAGAACTCCATAAGAGGATGCAGAACATAAACCCCAACCACCGGTCCATAAATGCTGGTTATGCCACCGAAAACCGTCCATATTATTGCTTGAAACGAGAAGAACAGGTCCAAGTTCGAAGGACCGGCAATCCTCATAAAGTGCGCATTGAAGGCACCAGCAATTCCAGCAAAGAAACCAGCCACGATGAAAGCCAGTAGTTTATATCTGATGGTATTGATACCGCTGGCGCGCGCGGCAATCTCGTCTTCACGGATAGCATGAAAGATAATGCCCGTTCTGACGAAGCTGCTCTTGGCATCGGTGAGTTTCCACATTATCAGCACCGAGACAACCATAACCAGCACCGAGATAAAGTAATCAAGGGTGCGTGAGTCGGAAATGCGAGCCAGACCGGAGACACCCAGCTCGCCACCGGTGAAATCGGAGAAGGCGAAAATAATCCCGAGGAGTATAAGCGGAAAGGCCAGAGTGACCAGAGACAGGTATGGTCCCCTCAGCCTTAACGCAGGTAAACATACCACCACTCCCGCTACCACCCCTGCTAGCGCCCCGATGGGTATTGTTGCCCAGGGGTCCCAGCCCAGGTTTATATTCAGCAAGGCTGATGTGTAGGCGGCAACCCCGAAGAAGAGAGCATGTCCGAAATTTATCTGACCGGTGTAGCCGGAAAGAAGGTCCCAGCTAACGGCGAAAATGACAAACATATTGGCAAAGATAAGGGTGCGCAGGATATAAGGATCTTGCGTGATAGCAGGGATAATGAACAGAAGCAGAAAAAAGACTAAGGCTATTGACCTACCCGGGATAGCCAGTACATCCCCCTGGAAATCCTTAAGCAGCCGCCTTATCAACTACAATCTCTCCTCTTCAAAAGCTACACCGAACAGGCCCTCAGGTCTGACTAGAAGTATTATCACCATGACCAGCAGGGCAATCGCCCCCTTTAGAAAGGCGCCTTCCGGGAGCAAGAAGACAACCAGAACCTCAACGTAACCAATAATGAAGGCTGAGATGAAGCTTCCTTTGACACTTCCCAGCCCTCCGAGGACAACAATAGCCATAATCATTACCAGTGGTGGTGTCCACATGTGTGGTTCCAGGACGAGTGTTGGCGCTACTACGATGCCGGCAACTGCCGCCAGCGCTGCTGCTATGCCCATGGTTATCAGAAGTATCCTGGGAACATTTATCCCCATTAGACCGGCAATTTCGGCATCCTGGGCAGTAGCCCGGATAGCAACCCCCAGCCGTGTCCTGGATAAAAGCATCCATACACCAAAGAGGACAACCAGGACGACGCCAAAGATTAGCAGATGTTGATAGGAGACCTTTACCCCGAGTATTTCCTGATACCCGGAGATAAAACTCGGTGCCCCGAGATAGTGACCACCAAAGGCCAAAAGCATGCATTCCTGAAAGACCATAGCCAGAGCGAGGGTTATCAGCAATATGGTCACATGGTGTTCACGTACACGGTCAATAAATAGCTTATAGGTACCGAGCCCGATAGCGATAGTAATGACCAGAGAGAGGATAATTGACACCAGCGGGTGCAGACCAAGCAGATGGGCAAAGGTATATATACCGTAAGCCGCCAGCATGTAAAAACAGGTATGAGCCAGGTTTATCATGCGTGCCACACCAAAGATGAGAGAAAAGCCGACGGCTAGAAGGGCATATACCCCTCCCCTTATCAGTCCGGTAATCAGAATTCCTTCAATCATGGCTCATCTGCGCCAGATAATTCTCTATAAGAATCCACCTGGCTCCACTTCGTGGGGACCCCGGGCTTACACTGACTAGCCCAGGGGCCCCATAAAGAGTTTTTCGGAGGCAATCTGTTATACCTCTACGGCTATTTAGCGTATTTCTTAATTACCCTGTCCGGTATCTGCCATTGAACGGTGCCTTCATAGGTTATATCGTTCCAGCCCCACGGCCATACGGCCTTCATCTCTCCATCCTGCCACTGCGTAGCCAGGCCGGTTACAAAGCCCGGACCATATACTACGTCGTGAGGATTATCTGCATCTTGCCCCGTGAAGGTAATCCTGCCCCCGGTCCCCACAAAGTCCGTCTTTTTAAGTTCGACAACAACGGCATCGGAATCAAGAGTCCCTGCCCTTTCGATAGCTTCTGTAAGAAGGAGAATGGCATCGTAGGTGCCGGCATTATAGGTTGGGGTCTGTCCGTACTCCTCCATGAAAGCATCGAAGAAGGGTATGGTGTACTCCGTTACGGCTATTCCCTTGGCGTAGGTGTTCAGGGTCGTCTCATAGTTGCCGTAACCACCGGTTGCATCCCAGAACCCGTCCTTCTGGGCTTCGACGTTGATACCCACTGAAGCTACTGGTATTTCCAGCTCGCCCAACCCCTTAGCATAGGGAATGCCTATCGGTCCGGAGATTATGGTCAGGATAAAGTGAGCTCCGGAAGCTTCTATGGCTGTCAGTTCGGCGGTGAGGTCAGTAGCCGTGGGTGATGGTCTCCATGTCCCCACAACCTCCATACCCAGCATCGCCGGCACGTAGGCTTCATAAGCCCCCACCATACCGTCGGCCCATTGCGCTCCTTCACCTAGTATGGCAACTTTCAGGGGACCTTCAAGGCCCAATCCTCCTTGCATTATGGCTCCGGCCAGTCCCAGAGTGGCCAACGAGTTGGCCACCAGATTATTGGAATGGAATGGTGTTACCCTGAACCAGTACTTAAAGGTGTCGTAGTCCTCAGCAAGACGTGTATTGAGTTCGTAGGTGGCGGCGCCACAACCGAGGAAGATAGTCTTGTACTCCATGGCAACATCCTGCATGGGGAATACGGCCTCGGTCCTGAAGCCTCCAACCACAAAGTCCGCCTTATCCACCGTTATCAGTCGTTCCATAGCGGTAGCAGCATCGGTAGGGCTAAGCATCTCATTGGAGTCCGTTTTGATTAGTTCAATCGTGTATTCTTCCCCATCTATTGTTACACCACCGGCGTCATTGATTTTGTCCCGCGCCATGGTGGCTCCGTACCAGTGGTGCTCGCCCTGTACGAACTGCATTGGCCCGATAACGCCAATCTTGATTACCTTGGCTTCTTCAGCCGTGGTCCCGCACCCGGCGGCGACGAGAAGCATTAACAGTGAACATGCCAGAAGTATATGAATAATTTTCTTCAA of the Dehalococcoidales bacterium genome contains:
- a CDS encoding ABC transporter ATP-binding protein, whose translation is MLEVKGVTVRYDTAMVLDEASLHVEKGELVGLVGPNGAGKSTLLRAISGLVRWEKEVLRGTRKADITFEGTIEFEGERIDGLSASEIAERGLVLCPERGRPFVEMTVRDNLLAGAYLCNDRREIEKNMERVHELFPRLKEREKQISGTLSGGERQMLCIGRALMRQPKFLLVDEPSSGLAPRLKEDLFERIKEIYHELGVTILLAEQDVSFAFELAVRSYVMSRGHIIAHGTAKELLGDETVRKTYLGL
- a CDS encoding branched-chain amino acid ABC transporter permease, with translation MIEGILITGLIRGGVYALLAVGFSLIFGVARMINLAHTCFYMLAAYGIYTFAHLLGLHPLVSIILSLVITIAIGLGTYKLFIDRVREHHVTILLITLALAMVFQECMLLAFGGHYLGAPSFISGYQEILGVKVSYQHLLIFGVVLVVLFGVWMLLSRTRLGVAIRATAQDAEIAGLMGINVPRILLITMGIAAALAAVAGIVVAPTLVLEPHMWTPPLVMIMAIVVLGGLGSVKGSFISAFIIGYVEVLVVFLLPEGAFLKGAIALLVMVIILLVRPEGLFGVAFEEERL
- a CDS encoding ABC transporter substrate-binding protein encodes the protein MLKKIIHILLACSLLMLLVAAGCGTTAEEAKVIKIGVIGPMQFVQGEHHWYGATMARDKINDAGGVTIDGEEYTIELIKTDSNEMLSPTDAATAMERLITVDKADFVVGGFRTEAVFPMQDVAMEYKTIFLGCGAATYELNTRLAEDYDTFKYWFRVTPFHSNNLVANSLATLGLAGAIMQGGLGLEGPLKVAILGEGAQWADGMVGAYEAYVPAMLGMEVVGTWRPSPTATDLTAELTAIEASGAHFILTIISGPIGIPYAKGLGELEIPVASVGINVEAQKDGFWDATGGYGNYETTLNTYAKGIAVTEYTIPFFDAFMEEYGQTPTYNAGTYDAILLLTEAIERAGTLDSDAVVVELKKTDFVGTGGRITFTGQDADNPHDVVYGPGFVTGLATQWQDGEMKAVWPWGWNDITYEGTVQWQIPDRVIKKYAK